A genomic window from Stigmatopora argus isolate UIUO_Sarg chromosome 13, RoL_Sarg_1.0, whole genome shotgun sequence includes:
- the ercc1 gene encoding DNA excision repair protein ERCC-1, whose amino-acid sequence MQRFHINLDDSAFTKEKTPPKQLFQPSTAGGKIQTSTSESPVKEDQSLSYAQYIITAKAQSSAPLQPEGSSVKLLSEAGGSQSIASVKPSESIEGMSGSDGVTETEESPGTNMGQKDFNCPSLGPKLAGSGNSIVVSPRQKGNPILKFVRSVPWEFGEVVPDYVLGRTTCALFLSLRYHNLNPDYIHNRLKQLGHSFTLRVLLVQVDVKDPHHALKELARICIMADCTLILAWSPEEAGRYLETYKSYEKKPADLLKEQVEKDYLSKVTDCLTTVKSINKTDAMTLLSTFSSLEGITTASKEDLVLCPGLGPQKAKRLYDVLHKPFLKSKTV is encoded by the exons ATGCAGAGGTTTCATattaatttggatgattctgcCTTCACCAAAGAGAAAACACCA CCAAAGCAGCTCTTTCAACCATCAACAGCTGGAGGAAAAATCCAAACCAGTACAAGTGAATCTCCTGTGAAGGAGGACCAGTCTTTGTCCTATGCTCAATACATTATTACGGCAAAAGCTCAAAGTTCTGCACCTCTTCAGCCAGAGGGCTCCTCAGTTAAGCTCCTATCCGAAGCTGGTGGTTCCCAGTCTATTGCCAGTGTGAAGCCGAGCGAGTCTATAGAAGGAATGAGTGGAAGTGACGGGGTGACTGAAACCGAAGAGAGTCCGGGGACCAATATGGGGCAGAAAGATTTCAACTGTCCAAGCCTTGGTCCGAAACTGGCGGGGTCTGGGAACAGCATTGTTGTCAGTCCAAGACAG AAGGGTAATCCCATCTTGAAATTTGTGAGGAGCGTCCCATGGGAGTTTGGAGAAGTTGTCCCTGACTATGTTCTGGGCAGAACAACATGTGCGCTCTTTCTCAG TTTGAGGTACCACAACCTGAATCCCGACTATATTCACAATCGACTAAAGCAGCTTGGACATAGCTTCACCCTTCGAGTTTTACTAGTTCAAGTCGATGTG AAAGACCCACATCATGCATTGAAAGAGCTGGCTCGTATCTGCATCATGGCTGACTGCACTCTTATTTTGGCATGGAG CCCAGAGGAGGCCGGACGTTATCTGGAAACATACAAGTCGTACGAGAAGAAACCAGCAGACCTTCTGAAGGAGCAAGTTGAAAAAGACTATTTATCCAAG GTGACAGACTGCCTGACAACTGTGAAGTCCATCAACAAAACAGATGCTATGACATTGCTCTCAACTTTCTCT TCCTTGGAAGGAATCACCACTGCATCTAAAGAAGACCTGGTTCTCTGTCCAGGTCTTGGTCCACAAAAG GCAAAACGTCTCTATGATGTGCTTCATAAACCTTTCCTGAAATCCAAGACAGTGTAA
- the LOC144087115 gene encoding uncharacterized protein LOC144087115, with product MTSSPSVSQGELTIRRLLTGDTMQEKSNPEVEQRQLCSKCGRGLALLHTDKPDGVSVCPSCREDGGQSPAGVGVDPHSCSLCGKTFISPVHLTLHLASHNKERRFQCGTCGKHFHQSSHLVAHEAIHKGERPFKCPECGKTFGRAAHLKTHRRLHTGEKPFKCSYCDKAFTQKAGLLSHVRIHTSERSYKVQESAQGGKGAPSPQPAPQPDARSDDLNCGVCCRTFIRSSYIRLQVRLEKGLRPYHCKVCNKTFAKLDTFINHCNKHLRQKGEKDQEGSVLKPPLFIPLSKAPLPEVSPPLFNEVTAASKESSSCLL from the exons ATGACTTCTTCGCCCTCCGTTTCCCAGGGCGAGCTGACAATTCGTCGTCTTTTGACAG GCGACACCATGCAAGAAAAGAGCAATCCAGAAGTTGAACAGCGGCAGCTGTGCTCGAAGTGCGGCCGCGGCCTGGCTCTCCTGCACACGGACAAACCCGACGGCGTGTCCGTATGTCCGTCCTGCCGGGAAGACGGCGGACAGAGCCCGGCGGGCGTCGGCGTGGACCCGCACAGCTGCTCGCTGTGTGGCAAAACCTTCATCTCCCCAGTTCACTTGACACTCCACTTGGCCTCCCACAATAAGGAGAGGAGATTCCAGTGCGGCACCTGCGGCAAGCACTTCCATCAGTCTTCTCACCTGGTGGCCCACGAAGCTATCCACAAAGGCGAAAGGCCCTTTAAATGCCCCGAGTGCGGCAAGACCTTCGGGCGGGCTGCGCATCTCAAGACCCACCGGCGCCTCCACACCGGCGAGAAACCTTTCAAGTGTAGCTACTGCGACAAGGCCTTCACACAGAAGGCGGGTCTGCTCTCGCACGTCCGAATCCACACCAGCGAGCGAAGCTACAAGGTCCAAGAATCAGCCCAGGGGGGGAAAGGGGCGCCCTCGCCCCAGCCCGCGCCCCAGCCCGACGCCCGTTCCGATGATCTCAATTGTGGCGTCTGCTGCCGCACTTTTATCCGCTCCTCCTACATCAGATTGCAGGTGCGACTTGAGAAGGGGCTGCGGCCTTATCACTGCAAAGTGTGCAACAAGACTTTTGCCAAGCTGGATACGTTTATCAACCACTGCAATAAACATTTGAggcaaaaaggagaaaaagacCAAGAGGGCAGTGTGCTCAAACCGCCATTGTTTATCCCGCTCTCAAAGGCGCCACTACCGGAGGTCTCCCCGCCCTTGTTCAATGAGGTGACGGCGGCGAGCAAAGAATCCAGCTCGTGTCTTCTTTAG